A genomic stretch from Halichoerus grypus chromosome 7, mHalGry1.hap1.1, whole genome shotgun sequence includes:
- the ARHGAP22 gene encoding rho GTPase-activating protein 22 isoform X7, protein MGLCCCKDWRGHLPAPKGGAGEREKVPATPEALLLMASSQRDMEDWVQAIRRVIWAPLGGGIFGQRLEDTVHHERKYGPRLAPLLVEQCVDFIRERGLTEEGLFRMPGQANLVRDLQDSFDCGEKPLFDSTTDVHTVASLLKLYLRELPEPVVPFARYEDFLSCAQLLTKDEGEGTLELAKQVSSLPLANYNLLRYICKFLDEVQSHSNVNKMSVQNLATVFGPNILRPQIEDPVTIMEGTSLVQHLMTVLIRKHGQLFTARAEEGPASPRGGPPCTVGWGSEEVPRDGQPEPSSPSSPGLPSHRTSSLDGATVAALSRTSPTGLGSRGSPATTSPGKKVQTLPSWKSSFWQSGSRSGSPKVGSSSLEVPIISSGGNWLMNGLSSLRGHRRASSGERLKDSGSSQRLSTYDNVPPPSGLFASTPSVASTAWSGASSCEASARGSISSCTACRASDSSACSSLHTDGALEPSPFPSSSEDRRSPDRGRGLDEVGTCISSSEPSDPGSPTQDYARCSEALQGLVTELRAELCRQRTEYETSIKRLEEGSANLRKRMSRLEEELDQEKKKYTMLEIKLRNSERAREDAEKRNQLLQKEMEEFFSTLGSLTVGARGDKAPK, encoded by the exons GGATCTTTGGGCAGCGCCTGGAGGACACAGTCCACCACGAGCGGAAGTATGGCCCCCGCCTGGCCCCCCTGCTGGTGGAGCAGTGTGTGGACTTCATCCGGGAGCGGGGGCTCACCGAGGAGGGGCTCTTCCGCATGCCCGGCCAGGCCAACCTGGTGAGGGACCTGCAGGATTCCTTCGACTGTGGGGAGAAGCCACTGTTTGACAG CACAACAGATGTGCACACGGTGGCCTCTCTGTTGAAGCTCTACCTGCGGGAGCTCCCCGAGCCCGTGGTCCCCTTCGCCAGGTACGAGGACTTCCTCAGCTGTGCCCAGCTGCTCACCAAGGACGAGGGGGAG GGGACTCTGGAGTTGGCTAAACAAGTGAGCAGCCTTCCCCTGGCCAATTACAACCTGCTCAGATATATCTGCAA GTTTCTGGATGAAGTCCAGTCCCACTCAAATGTCAACAAGATGAGTGTCCAGAACCTGGCAACTGTTTTTGGACCCAACATACTTCGGCCACAGATAGAAGACCCGGTAACCATCATGGAAG GCACGTCTCTGGTCCAGCACCTGATGACCGTCCTGATCCGCAAACACGGCCAACTCTTCACCGCGAGGGCCGAGGAAGGACCGGCCTCCCCGCGTGGGGGCCCACCGTGCACAGTGGGATGGGGCTCCGAGGAGGTCCCGAGGGATGGCCAGCCAGaacccagcagccccagcagccctggcctGCCCTCACACAGGACCTCGTCTCTGGATGGGGCCACTGTGGCAGCGCTGTCTAGAACCTCCCCCACGGGCCTGGGTAGCCGAGGCAGCCCTGCCACCACCAGCCCTGGGAAGAAAGTGCAGACTCTGCCCAGCTGGAAGTCTTCTTTCTGGCAGTCAGGGTCCCGTTCGGGGAGCCCGAAGGTGGGCAGCTCATCCCTGGAGGTGCCCATCATCTCCTCCGGAGGGAACTGGCTCATGAACGGGCTGTCCTCCCTGCGCGGCCACCGCCGGGCCTCCTCGGGAGAACGGCTCAAGGACTCAGGCTCTTCGCAGAGACTCTCCACTTACGACAATGTGCCCCCGCCCAGCGGCCTCTTTGCCAGCACCCCCAGTGTGGCCAGCACGGCGTGGTCAGGGGCCTCCTCTTGCGAGGCGTCGGCCCGGGGCTCGATCAGCAGCTGCACTGCTTGCCGGGCCAGCGACTCATCCGCCTGCAGCTCCCTGCACACCGACGGGGCCCTCgagccctcccccttccccagcagcaGTGAGGACCGCAGATCCCCGGACCGGGGCCGGGGCCTGGACGAGGTGGGCACCTGCATCAGCAGCAGCGAGCCCAGCGACCCCGGCAGCCCCACCCAGGACTATGCCCGCTGCTCCGAGGCTCTCCAGGGCCTGGTCACAGAGCTCAGGGCGGAGCTGTGCCGGCAGAGGACTGAGTACGAGACCAGTATAAAAAG ACTCGAAGAAGGTAGTGCCAACCTGAGGAAACGAATGTCACGGCTAGAAGAAGAACTggaccaggaaaagaaaaagtacacaATGCTGGAAATAAAGCTGAGGAACTCAGAGCGGGCACGGGAAGACGCGGAGAAGAGGAACCAGCTGCTGCAGAAGGAAATGGAGGAGTTTTTTTCAACCCTGGGAAGCCTGACTGTAGGGGCAAGAGGTGACAAAGCCCCAAAGTGA